One Brassica napus cultivar Da-Ae chromosome C4, Da-Ae, whole genome shotgun sequence genomic region harbors:
- the BNAC04G45540D gene encoding uncharacterized protein BNAC04G45540D: MRQQRASNVHEDRCKDELVKRDMLDPPRYLQRAEDLRGKALSFGVLDWKQLEKRKDTASEGTKGACCSYASSYTASLELDLATGAVKRLDLDGRQDDVQGQCSSPVNVMEMNQDSLEKPCLSVTSKKERHASPPNRRFSFSQMRRSFSSKESSSSGPVFSSASHASAKSGPLTFNNSAITKPNGHSRTRSGPVMKPKTDKNVTLQVPSKPSNTRSHALLQFTLRKGISLYQFVVDNNVLAATMKSLDSSRKSYTLYSVKEVKNKSGNWLGRHRSDHPFVHTIIGQMKINADSATHRTESVLFGVETNEELAAAIVQTRNMTQKQNTTTTVILPSGAHTLPKDCNAPLKLLDRWESGGSCDCGGWDIGCKLRVVSNDHHTKSKPFSSFQLFGDQERGEPVFKMVRHDDELHSVEFGSSVSLLEAFFIALAVSSHQNWCEEEEEEAVLKRVTSTKYASNPPVSPIGRV, translated from the exons ATGAGGCAACAAAGAGCCTCTAATGTTCATGAGGATAGATGTAAGGATGAGCTGGTGAAGCGTGATATGTTGGATCCGCCAAGGTATCTCCAAAGAGCTGAAGATCTCCGCGGAAAGGCGCTGAGTTTTGGAGTTTTGGATTGGAAACAGTTAGAAAAACGGAAGGATACTGCTTCAGAGGGAACCAAAGGAGCGTGTTGTAGCTATGCTTCTTCATACACTGCTTCGTTGGAACTAGATTTAGCAACAGGGGCTGTTAAAAGACTGGATCTAGATGGAAGACAAGATGATGTCCAAGGCCAGTGTTCAAGTCCGGTTAATGTAATGGAAATGAACCAAGACTCTTTAGAGAAGCCATGCTTGTCTGTGACATCTAAAAAAGAAAGACATGCTTCTCCTCCCAACCGCCGGTTTAGTTTTAGTCAAATGAGAAGAAGTTTCAGTAGTAAAGAAAGCTCATCCTCTGGTCCTGTGTTCTCAAGTGCATCTCATGCTTCAGCTAAATCAGGTCCGTTGACATTCAACAACTCGGCCATAACAAAACCAAACGGTCACAGCAGAACGAGATCAGGTCCTGTAATGAAACCAAAGACTGACAAGAATGTCACATTACAAGTTCCTTCAAAACCTTCCAACACAAGATCACACGCTCTTTTGCAGTTCACTTTGAGAAAAGGTATCAGTTTATATCAGTTTGTAGTTGACAACAACGTTCTTGCTGCCACCATGAAGAGTTTAGATTCTTCTAGAAAGTCATACACATTGTATTCAGTCAAAGAAGTAAAGAACAAGAGTGGGAACTGGTTAGGCCGCCACAGGAGCGATCATCCGTTTGTACATACAATCATCGGTCAGATGAAGATTAATGCGGATTCAGCAACTCACAGAACAGAATCTGTTTTGTTTGGTGTTGAGACAAACGAAGAGCTTGCAGCAGCTATTGTTCAGACAAGAAACATGACTCAGAAGCAGAACACAACAACTACTGTTATACTCCCTAGTGGAGCTCACACGCTTCCTAAAGACTGTAACGCCCCTCTGAAGTTGCTTGACCGGTGGGAATCTGGTGGATCATGCGACTGTGGTGGTTGGGACATTGGTTGCAAACTCCGTGTCGTCTCTAATGATCATCATACAAAGTCTAAACCTTTCTCAAGCTTTCAACTGTTTGGTGATCAG GAAAGAGGCGAGCCAGTATTCAAAATGGTGAGACACGACGATGAACTCCACTCAGTTGAGTTCGGATCATCGGTTTCTCTCTTGGAAGCTTTCTTTATTGCATTGGCAGTAAGCAGTCACCAGAACTGGtgtgaagaggaggaggaggaagcagtGTTGAAGAGAGTAACATCAACCAAGTACGCATCAAACCCACCTGTTTCTCCAATAGGTCGGGTCTAG